From Novipirellula galeiformis, the proteins below share one genomic window:
- a CDS encoding tandem-95 repeat protein: MIRYQQAQRKLRRQLFVETLEQRQLLAVDGFRIDLSGSGDVDLFDPNGGGTVQQGYVDGIGGGGSSIGTSNVPGVNNQNPIAGDDSDVANEDGPAITINVADLLVNDSDPDDSGTLSIIAVSNTGTLGLVSFDSLTGTITYDPNGAFEQLADGQTAIDTFYYSLDDSKNGHSTGTVIVTITGANDAPTISGAATATATEGSTATHTGTFADVDSGDTITLTASEGNVTDNLDGTWSWSLATTDDAAMRAITITATDAMAASNDVTFQFTVTNVAPTIALTGSGSAVEGILYELTLGSVTDPGDDTVTGYTIDWGDGTPLETPGTAGLKTHTYADGPNDYTVTVSVIDEDGTHTAGTHSVTVSNAAPIVAADNSSVTVNEGVTANNTGAFSDGGDDTVTLSASVGTITDNLNGTWSWSFDSTDGPTESQTVTITATDSDSVATTTTFGLIVNNVAPIVAANNATVTVDEGQTATNTGTYSDASGDTVTLTADFGTITDNNDGTWSWSYDSTDGPDESQTVTITATDNDTAATTATFALVVNNVAPVAAAQTINALGNVPLSRAWSTLLAGATDVGDDVLSVESIDSTTGVGTLTFDNVAETFRYVPQTGFEGTTTFLFTIADSDGATHQQTATISIDQSLWVVDNSAAPGGDGSLALPFQNFTALNNVETDPDADASGDIIFVVGTVTPYDVTYGVHNDGGFHLEDDQVFIGSGLAGTTLEAYLAGIDITVPAGSDALPAINAISPTITNTTGDVLTVATGNTIGGVTLDPVASAGIAGDNAGDLVIEFTIIVTSGGTNDNEGIRLRNVTGTITIKSTDIGSADGQTNAGTAIQIDGGTASFQFDDLDIDQDGGSLLEILNTAASTIAFDENSELTLQGSDEAAVTITGNNGGTVKLNNAGFNADTTATVKFNITGNTGLKATTPVNDAPEFILPSLVHTTLEDGGPQSITAFATDVTPGPDPTESDQVVAFTILSNDNEAIFAVLPQLDATGNLTYTLADGALGTANITVNLSDDGGTTDGGMDTSETQTFTIEVVPVNDAPSFTISADPASVPEDSGTQTLSSFATNLSPGPADESGQTLTFEVTGNTNANLFAVPPTINSAGELTYTPADDLTGTATITVVLHDDGGTDHGGVDTSPSQTFVITVAPPVNDAPSFTLEHTTVTVDEDAGTQTVTGFASELSTGPADESSQTLTFEITNNSNAALFATAPTIDANGNLTFTSADNAHGTATMLVTLRDNGGTDNTGIDASPSQTITITVDPVNDSPVLATLSNQTVDELQTLRFAATATDEETASDELTFSLEGDQHFGASMTSDGEFSWTPTEAHGAGTFVFDVIVSDGDTDDRQSITVTVNEVNTAPVLDSIDDHSIDEGSQLHFTATATDADLPANTLAFSLGSNAAAGAAITQSGEFTWTPTESQGPGSYTFDIVVTDGDLTATETITVTVADVNNSPVLTTIPDQTGNEHELISFTATATDSDLPSDTLTFSLDGNVPAGAAITSGGVFTWTPSEDQQGTFVFNVVVSDGQANDYETITWTIAEVNDAPVLDAIGDQAGNEHELLSFTATATDSDLPSDTQTFSLDGNVPDGAAITTDGEFSWTPSEDQQGVFTFNVVVSDGQANDYETITWTIAEVNDPPILDAIGDQTLSEGQLHTFNAISGDPDRPFQDLTFSLTGNVPDGAAITTDGEFSWTPNEDQQGVFTFDVVVSDGQANDYETITWTIAEVNDPPVLDAIGDHSGNEHDLLSFTATATDGDLPFDTLTFSLTGNVPDGAAITSGGEFSWTPSEDQQGAFTFNVVVSDGQANDYETITWTIAEVNDPPVLDAIGDQTSNENELLSFTAAATDSDLPSDTLTFSLDGNVPDGAAITTGGEFSWTPSEDQQGVFTFNVVVSDGQANDYETITWTIAEVNDPPVLDAIGHHSVDEGQLLTFAVTATDADLPADTLSFSLSQNAPDSAHISSASVFEWTPSETDGGSSFTFDVIVNDGTTTDSENITITVNDASQPILADVILEIGKADINGQVVYLSYFDLNASGSNHTDATRIDLKRVDDTEFMRPDVDGEHQAAGFHYTSFSEFMDAHDGIHEFGIDHDGDGAYEETFTIDVNLEGFTADSFPSYPVVASPSGEIDDTTPTIAWNEISGAESIYVSANLVEGAGIENLDEIWWAQPQLAGTATSVTTDSLPTDQPLLASVQANFRRDDLAITASTDGLVNLSFFTNSIGTSSFTIAIQDDLAVLIDDDFSNGTGGVPESWTVLENGGSIVEAGSSLTMLAGATDDDWTTIAYPETAIDLPGGPATFSVTLDSLSAGANTYVGFIELESSAGVGLDFHSDGQIKLSSPDDDSYYSGLQLSGYDSTQPVELTLSIESSGVQIRAKQGDNELDSGLIPNSQLNGFNVAAFTNSVYAILAVGNPNAIVVIDEVEVRGTEASVEPAETAAIADIEFGFVQGEFSGESFIAFNIEIDTLDDRADYQTVLYVTTPMDSEPRVHGMGGGDEWIGIDAEEDQSLTDFVALLDGNFLFEFDFDGDDSIDETITIQLDTAAIIASMFPAAISPTTPADGAVLTADNRELTITLPEHPTADEVFVEVGNGDLDVWFFETNFEGAASLTTPALPTGLELNIIAAPSHQLPSRVEQTGGSDVANVTFGLSTLSVTTIEIDDHVKAISPAEPSGAFGGGNDAVGGVDFVVEGLANQANFKFEYQVFTGAEWQYVAYGDFDATLDLRSTVQQPSGFDVVQSWEFIVDDAAGNAVAFDHADLSLKYDATLLGNDWNTTSEIANHLVAYQFDGSSWQTLETLARRPSDSELDIRATAAGSHIVLGYDMSASQVDWHPNHLAGEAEMEVYRVEMDGGDDFYLNNIEFSAYGPNITGASTISVTRPGGGVESDNEEAAHVFLEHQFDTLAELIAANNGTYTVDVDYEDDGTIDRQFTVTFNISDLLDASLPDAPVVTSPTPGATISASDPNLEISWEPQLSVDGIFGFVQIENAPGQGDNEEIAEQTVSSTATRIVVEDVPTDERLFIGVGASETQHHRSSSTSSNGTIQTKVELITLSTLNVGTSDLRAATTANNHVCHAVLTTDQLQPIVDEAISRLAATGISDAQIEQIENTRIEITDLDGNLLGSTTEDAIQIDVNAANHGWFVDPTPAVDEVDEVPDDHIDLLTTILHEFNHILGKDHNHAVDDLMNTVLSTGKRRLPDTDESSNSSAHVFDAALTDWISER; this comes from the coding sequence CGACGGACGCAATGGCGGCGAGCAACGACGTGACGTTTCAATTCACCGTCACCAACGTCGCACCGACCATTGCCTTGACCGGCAGTGGGAGCGCCGTTGAAGGAATTCTTTACGAGCTGACCCTCGGTAGTGTGACCGATCCAGGCGACGATACGGTCACCGGCTACACCATCGATTGGGGCGACGGCACCCCACTCGAAACGCCTGGCACGGCGGGACTCAAAACACATACCTATGCCGATGGTCCGAACGACTACACAGTCACCGTGTCGGTCATTGATGAAGATGGCACGCATACCGCCGGAACACACTCGGTCACCGTTAGCAACGCCGCTCCAATCGTGGCAGCCGATAATTCATCCGTCACGGTCAACGAAGGCGTCACCGCGAACAACACGGGAGCGTTCAGCGACGGCGGTGACGACACGGTGACTCTCTCAGCTTCGGTCGGGACTATCACGGACAATCTCAATGGCACATGGTCATGGTCGTTCGACAGCACCGATGGCCCAACCGAGAGTCAAACGGTCACCATCACCGCCACCGATAGCGATTCCGTCGCGACAACGACCACATTCGGCTTGATCGTCAACAACGTCGCCCCCATCGTCGCAGCGAACAACGCCACCGTGACGGTCGACGAAGGTCAAACGGCAACCAACACCGGCACTTACTCGGATGCGAGCGGTGATACCGTCACACTGACTGCCGACTTCGGCACGATCACGGACAACAATGACGGAACCTGGTCATGGTCGTACGACAGCACCGATGGACCGGACGAAAGCCAAACGGTGACCATCACCGCGACCGACAATGACACAGCAGCCACCACTGCCACGTTCGCTTTAGTGGTCAACAACGTGGCTCCTGTGGCCGCCGCACAAACCATCAACGCGCTCGGGAACGTGCCACTCTCGCGAGCTTGGTCGACATTGCTCGCCGGCGCCACCGACGTAGGGGATGACGTGCTCTCGGTTGAATCCATTGATTCCACGACCGGTGTGGGCACTCTCACCTTTGACAACGTGGCCGAAACGTTCCGTTATGTCCCTCAAACCGGTTTCGAAGGGACGACGACGTTTCTGTTCACCATCGCCGACTCCGACGGTGCGACGCATCAACAAACCGCGACGATTTCGATCGATCAATCACTCTGGGTCGTCGACAATTCGGCGGCGCCCGGTGGTGACGGTTCGCTGGCCTTACCCTTTCAAAACTTTACCGCCCTGAACAACGTTGAAACGGATCCCGACGCGGACGCTTCGGGCGACATTATTTTTGTCGTCGGCACGGTGACTCCCTATGATGTCACTTATGGAGTCCATAACGACGGCGGCTTTCATCTCGAAGATGACCAAGTCTTCATCGGCTCGGGACTCGCCGGGACGACACTGGAAGCCTACCTCGCGGGTATCGACATCACCGTTCCCGCAGGCAGTGACGCTTTACCTGCCATCAACGCGATTTCGCCCACGATTACCAATACGACCGGTGACGTGCTCACCGTCGCAACGGGCAACACGATTGGTGGCGTGACCTTGGACCCGGTCGCCAGTGCTGGGATCGCGGGCGACAACGCGGGTGATTTGGTCATTGAATTCACCATCATCGTGACCAGTGGCGGTACGAATGACAACGAAGGCATTCGACTTCGAAACGTCACGGGGACGATCACGATCAAGAGCACTGATATCGGAAGTGCCGATGGCCAAACCAATGCCGGAACGGCGATTCAGATCGATGGAGGTACCGCCTCATTCCAGTTCGACGACCTGGACATCGACCAGGACGGCGGCTCGCTGTTGGAAATTCTGAACACCGCTGCCTCGACGATTGCGTTTGATGAAAACAGTGAACTTACCCTTCAAGGTTCTGACGAAGCGGCAGTGACGATCACCGGCAACAATGGTGGCACGGTGAAGCTGAACAATGCCGGTTTCAACGCCGACACCACTGCGACAGTGAAGTTCAACATCACGGGCAACACAGGACTCAAGGCAACCACACCGGTCAATGACGCCCCCGAGTTCATCTTGCCGTCCTTGGTTCATACCACCTTGGAAGACGGTGGGCCGCAATCCATCACCGCCTTCGCTACCGACGTGACTCCCGGACCAGACCCCACAGAATCCGATCAAGTCGTCGCGTTCACAATTCTCTCCAACGACAACGAAGCGATCTTTGCTGTCTTGCCGCAACTCGACGCAACCGGCAATCTGACCTACACACTTGCAGACGGTGCCCTCGGGACCGCCAACATCACCGTCAACCTTAGTGATGACGGCGGGACAACGGACGGAGGCATGGATACCTCTGAAACGCAAACATTCACAATTGAAGTGGTGCCTGTCAACGACGCACCTTCGTTCACGATTTCGGCAGATCCCGCCAGCGTTCCCGAAGACAGCGGGACACAGACCCTTTCTAGTTTCGCTACCAACCTATCACCCGGTCCAGCCGATGAATCGGGGCAAACGTTAACTTTCGAAGTCACCGGCAACACCAACGCAAATCTATTCGCCGTACCGCCCACGATCAACTCAGCGGGCGAACTGACTTACACACCTGCCGATGATCTAACAGGCACCGCAACCATCACGGTTGTCCTTCACGATGATGGTGGAACAGATCATGGCGGCGTTGACACCTCGCCCTCGCAAACCTTTGTGATCACGGTGGCACCTCCCGTCAACGATGCCCCTTCCTTCACGCTGGAGCACACAACCGTGACGGTGGATGAAGATGCAGGAACGCAAACCGTAACCGGTTTCGCCAGTGAACTCTCAACGGGCCCGGCGGATGAGTCCTCGCAGACGTTGACGTTTGAGATCACCAACAACTCCAACGCGGCCCTGTTCGCGACCGCACCGACGATTGACGCAAATGGCAACTTAACCTTCACGTCTGCCGACAACGCGCACGGCACCGCAACCATGCTGGTAACACTGCGTGACAATGGCGGCACCGACAATACGGGGATTGATGCATCTCCGTCGCAAACGATCACGATCACCGTTGATCCGGTCAACGATTCACCGGTACTGGCGACGCTTTCCAATCAAACCGTTGATGAGTTGCAAACACTGAGATTTGCCGCGACAGCCACGGACGAGGAGACCGCGTCAGACGAACTGACGTTCTCTCTTGAAGGCGACCAACACTTCGGGGCCAGCATGACATCCGACGGTGAGTTCAGCTGGACGCCCACTGAGGCACATGGAGCCGGCACGTTTGTGTTTGACGTGATTGTTTCGGATGGCGACACCGACGATCGTCAATCAATCACGGTCACGGTCAACGAAGTCAACACCGCCCCCGTACTCGATTCGATCGACGATCATTCGATTGACGAAGGTTCCCAACTCCACTTCACCGCGACGGCAACCGACGCTGACCTCCCCGCCAACACGCTTGCGTTTAGCTTGGGTTCTAATGCGGCCGCCGGCGCTGCGATCACCCAAAGTGGCGAATTCACCTGGACGCCCACTGAGTCACAAGGTCCCGGCAGCTACACATTTGATATCGTCGTCACCGATGGTGATTTGACCGCAACCGAAACAATCACCGTGACGGTCGCCGACGTCAACAACTCGCCCGTACTGACAACGATTCCCGACCAGACCGGCAACGAACACGAACTCATCTCATTCACCGCTACAGCGACCGACAGCGATCTCCCCTCCGACACGTTGACGTTCAGCCTGGACGGCAACGTGCCTGCTGGTGCGGCGATCACCAGCGGTGGCGTGTTCACATGGACGCCCAGCGAAGACCAACAGGGCACCTTTGTGTTCAATGTCGTGGTCTCCGATGGCCAAGCCAACGATTATGAAACCATCACCTGGACAATCGCGGAAGTCAACGATGCTCCCGTCCTTGATGCGATCGGCGACCAGGCCGGCAACGAACACGAACTCCTCTCGTTCACGGCCACAGCAACCGACAGCGATCTCCCCTCCGATACGCAGACCTTCAGCCTGGATGGAAACGTGCCTGACGGTGCTGCGATCACCACCGATGGAGAGTTCTCTTGGACTCCCAGTGAAGATCAACAGGGAGTTTTCACCTTCAACGTCGTGGTCTCCGATGGCCAAGCCAACGATTATGAAACCATCACATGGACAATCGCGGAAGTCAACGATCCACCCATCCTCGACGCGATCGGCGATCAAACGCTCAGCGAAGGTCAACTCCATACCTTCAATGCGATCAGCGGTGATCCCGATCGACCATTCCAAGACCTGACCTTCAGCCTGACCGGAAACGTGCCTGACGGTGCTGCGATCACCACCGATGGCGAGTTCTCTTGGACGCCTAACGAAGATCAGCAGGGAGTTTTCACCTTCGACGTCGTCGTCTCCGATGGCCAAGCCAACGACTATGAAACAATCACTTGGACGATCGCCGAAGTCAACGATCCACCCGTCCTCGATGCGATCGGCGACCACAGCGGCAACGAACATGATCTCCTCTCGTTTACCGCCACAGCGACCGACGGAGATCTCCCCTTCGATACGTTGACCTTCAGCCTGACCGGAAACGTGCCTGACGGTGCTGCGATCACTAGCGGTGGCGAGTTCTCTTGGACTCCCAGTGAAGATCAACAGGGTGCTTTCACCTTCAACGTCGTGGTCTCCGATGGTCAAGCCAACGACTATGAAACAATCACATGGACGATCGCCGAAGTCAACGATCCACCCGTCCTCGACGCAATCGGCGACCAGACCAGCAACGAAAACGAACTCCTCTCGTTTACCGCGGCAGCAACCGACAGCGATCTCCCCTCCGATACGCTGACCTTCAGCCTGGATGGCAACGTGCCTGACGGTGCTGCGATCACCACCGGTGGTGAGTTCTCTTGGACTCCCAGTGAAGATCAGCAGGGTGTGTTCACCTTCAACGTCGTCGTCTCCGATGGTCAAGCCAACGACTATGAAACAATCACATGGACGATCGCCGAAGTCAACGATCCACCCGTCCTCGACGCAATCGGCCACCACAGCGTTGACGAGGGCCAATTGTTAACGTTTGCGGTCACAGCAACCGATGCAGACCTGCCAGCCGACACGCTGTCATTCAGTCTCAGCCAGAATGCACCAGACTCCGCTCACATCTCGTCAGCGAGCGTGTTCGAGTGGACGCCAAGTGAGACCGATGGCGGCAGTTCGTTCACATTCGATGTCATTGTCAACGATGGTACCACCACGGACAGCGAGAACATCACGATTACGGTTAACGATGCATCCCAACCGATACTAGCGGACGTGATCCTGGAGATCGGCAAGGCTGACATCAACGGACAAGTGGTCTACTTGAGCTACTTTGACCTGAACGCTTCGGGATCGAATCATACCGACGCGACGCGAATTGACTTGAAGCGAGTGGACGATACGGAGTTCATGCGTCCGGACGTTGATGGGGAACATCAAGCCGCTGGCTTCCATTACACCTCGTTTTCCGAATTCATGGATGCCCACGACGGTATTCATGAATTTGGAATCGACCACGACGGTGATGGTGCCTACGAGGAAACCTTCACGATCGACGTCAATCTTGAAGGCTTTACTGCGGACTCGTTCCCTAGTTACCCGGTCGTGGCCAGCCCCAGTGGGGAGATCGATGACACGACGCCCACGATCGCTTGGAACGAGATCAGTGGTGCGGAGAGCATTTATGTTTCAGCGAATTTAGTTGAAGGAGCCGGCATCGAAAACTTGGACGAGATTTGGTGGGCGCAACCGCAACTAGCAGGCACCGCAACGAGTGTCACCACCGACTCACTTCCGACCGACCAGCCTCTTCTCGCTAGCGTGCAAGCCAACTTCCGCCGCGACGATCTAGCGATAACGGCCAGCACCGATGGACTCGTTAACTTGTCGTTCTTCACCAACTCGATTGGTACATCTTCATTCACGATCGCCATACAGGATGATCTAGCAGTACTGATCGATGACGATTTCAGTAATGGTACCGGCGGCGTGCCTGAAAGCTGGACCGTGCTCGAAAACGGCGGGTCGATTGTGGAGGCGGGATCGAGCTTGACGATGCTCGCCGGCGCGACCGATGACGACTGGACGACCATCGCCTATCCCGAAACCGCGATCGATCTGCCCGGCGGCCCGGCAACGTTCAGCGTTACCCTCGATAGTCTATCAGCGGGAGCAAACACCTACGTTGGCTTCATCGAACTCGAATCCAGCGCGGGGGTCGGCCTCGATTTCCACTCCGATGGACAGATCAAACTCAGCTCTCCTGATGACGATTCTTACTACTCGGGATTGCAGCTTTCCGGCTACGATTCCACGCAACCAGTGGAACTGACTCTGTCGATCGAATCTTCGGGCGTGCAAATCAGAGCCAAGCAGGGCGACAACGAACTCGATAGCGGCTTGATCCCCAACAGCCAGCTCAATGGATTCAATGTAGCGGCCTTTACCAATTCGGTTTACGCGATCCTCGCCGTCGGCAACCCGAACGCGATCGTGGTCATCGATGAAGTGGAGGTCCGAGGAACGGAAGCCTCGGTGGAGCCCGCCGAGACCGCAGCAATCGCGGATATTGAGTTTGGTTTCGTTCAAGGTGAATTTAGTGGCGAGTCTTTCATTGCCTTTAACATTGAAATCGATACGCTCGACGATCGAGCCGACTATCAGACAGTCTTGTACGTAACGACGCCCATGGATTCGGAACCGCGAGTGCATGGCATGGGCGGCGGCGATGAGTGGATTGGCATCGATGCCGAAGAAGACCAATCGCTGACCGATTTCGTCGCGTTGCTAGACGGCAACTTCCTGTTTGAATTCGACTTCGATGGTGATGACTCGATCGACGAGACCATCACAATCCAGCTCGATACGGCGGCGATCATCGCGTCAATGTTCCCCGCCGCAATCTCGCCGACGACGCCCGCTGACGGGGCCGTCCTCACTGCGGACAATCGCGAATTGACGATCACCTTGCCTGAACATCCCACTGCCGACGAAGTGTTTGTCGAAGTCGGTAACGGGGACCTGGACGTCTGGTTCTTTGAGACCAACTTTGAAGGTGCAGCAAGCCTGACGACGCCAGCGTTGCCGACGGGTCTCGAGCTGAACATCATCGCCGCGCCTAGTCATCAGCTGCCTTCTCGCGTCGAGCAAACCGGCGGCAGTGATGTGGCCAACGTCACATTCGGCCTCTCCACCCTCTCGGTCACAACAATCGAGATCGACGATCATGTGAAAGCGATCAGCCCCGCTGAGCCATCCGGTGCGTTCGGCGGTGGCAACGATGCCGTCGGCGGTGTGGACTTCGTCGTTGAAGGGCTGGCCAATCAGGCAAACTTCAAGTTCGAATATCAAGTCTTTACGGGCGCGGAATGGCAATATGTCGCTTACGGCGATTTTGATGCGACCCTCGATCTACGCAGCACCGTGCAACAGCCAAGCGGGTTCGACGTCGTTCAGTCATGGGAGTTCATCGTCGACGACGCGGCAGGCAACGCCGTCGCATTCGATCACGCCGACCTTTCGCTCAAGTACGACGCGACGCTGCTTGGGAACGATTGGAACACAACCAGCGAGATCGCAAATCATTTGGTTGCCTATCAATTTGATGGTAGTTCGTGGCAAACGCTGGAAACACTCGCCCGTCGTCCTTCGGACTCGGAACTGGACATCCGCGCGACCGCAGCCGGATCGCATATCGTTCTCGGCTACGACATGTCCGCATCACAAGTAGATTGGCATCCCAACCATCTTGCTGGTGAAGCCGAGATGGAGGTTTATCGCGTTGAAATGGACGGTGGCGACGACTTCTATCTGAACAACATTGAGTTTTCCGCTTACGGCCCCAACATCACCGGTGCGTCGACGATCAGCGTCACGCGACCCGGCGGCGGCGTTGAAAGCGACAACGAAGAAGCAGCCCACGTTTTCCTCGAGCACCAGTTTGACACCCTTGCCGAACTTATCGCTGCCAACAATGGAACGTACACGGTTGACGTCGATTACGAAGACGACGGCACGATCGATCGACAATTCACTGTCACCTTTAACATCAGCGATTTGCTAGATGCATCACTGCCCGACGCTCCTGTGGTGACAAGCCCCACACCCGGTGCCACAATTTCCGCGAGCGATCCGAACCTGGAGATCTCTTGGGAACCACAGCTTTCGGTCGATGGAATCTTTGGCTTCGTTCAAATCGAGAATGCTCCTGGCCAAGGCGACAATGAGGAAATTGCCGAACAGACGGTATCATCAACAGCGACTCGCATCGTTGTCGAAGACGTTCCGACCGACGAGCGACTGTTCATCGGCGTCGGTGCCAGCGAAACTCAACATCACCGCAGCAGTAGCACCAGTTCGAACGGCACCATTCAAACCAAAGTCGAACTCATCACCCTCAGCACCCTGAACGTCGGAACCAGCGATCTCCGCGCCGCTACGACAGCAAACAATCATGTCTGCCACGCGGTGCTCACAACCGATCAATTGCAACCGATTGTTGATGAAGCCATCTCGCGTTTAGCGGCAACGGGAATCAGCGATGCCCAAATTGAGCAAATTGAAAACACGCGGATCGAGATCACTGATTTAGACGGAAACCTGCTCGGTTCAACTACCGAGGACGCCATCCAAATCGACGTCAACGCAGCCAACCACGGTTGGTTTGTCGACCCAACGCCCGCGGTTGACGAAGTGGACGAAGTACCGGACGATCACATCGACCTACTGACCACGATCCTACACGAGTTCAATCATATCCTCGGCAAAGACCACAACCATGCGGTCGACGACCTAATGAACACGGTTCTATCGACGGGGAAACGTCGGCTTCCTGACACTGACGAATCATCAAATTCATCCGCGCACGTGTTTGACGCCGCACTCACAGATTGGATCAGCGAACGATAA